The Mumia flava sequence TCGGGTCGGCTCGCCGCAGATCACGATCCGCCCGCCCGGGCGGAGCACCCGCAGCATCTCCCGGAACGCCTTCTCGACGTCCGGGATGTGGTGGATCACCGCGTGCCCGATCACCAGGTCGAACGAGTCGTCGTCGTACGGAAGGCTCTCCGCGTCCGCGGCCTCGCCCTCGAGCGCGAAGCCGAGACCCTCGGCGTTGCGCTGCGCGACCTCGACCATCCCCGGCGAGATGTCGGTGACCGTGCCCTTCTCGATCACGCCGGCGAGCATGAGGTTCAGGGTGAAGAATCCCGTGCCGGCGCCGATCTCGAGGCTGCGGCCGTAAGGCCAGCCGGCCTCGCCGGCGACGGCGACGAAGCGATCCCGGGCGTAGTCGATGCAGCGCTCGTCGAACGAGATCGACCACTTCTCGTCGTAGGTCTGCGCCTCCCAGTCGTGGTAGAGCACCTGGGCGAGCTTCGTGTCCTCCCAGGCGGCCTCGACCTGGTCGGCGGTCGCGTGCGGGTTGGGTGCTGAGCCGGACATCGGGCTACCTTCCCTCGAACGTGGCCTTGCCCGGCCCGTTCTCGATGAACGAGCGCATGCCCGTCTTCTGGTCCTCGGTCGCGAACAACGCCGCGAAGCTCATCCGCTCGATCTCCAGCCCGGTCGTCAGGTCGACGTCGAGGCCCTTGTCGACGGAGTCCTTCGCGGCGCGCAGCGCAAGGGACGCCGCGCCGACGAACTGCCCCGCCCACGCGAGCGCCGCGTCGTACACCTCCGCCGCGGGGACGAGCCGGTCGACCAGACCGATCGCCAGGGCCTCGTCGGCGTCGACGAACCGCCCGGTGAAGATGATGTCCTTCGCCTTCGCGGGACCCACCAGGCGGGACAGCCGCTGCGTGCCGCCGGCGCCCGGGATGATCCCGAGGAGGATCTCGGGCTGGCCGAGCTTCGCGTCGTCGGCGGCGATCCGGATGTCGGTGCACAGCGCCAGCTCGCAGCCGCCGCCGAGGGCATACCCCGTGATCGCGGCCACCGTCGGCTTGCTGATTTGCGCGACCGCGGTCAGCGACGCCTGCAGGGCCTTGGACCGGGCCGCCATGTCCTGGTAGTCCATCTCGGCCATCTCCTTGATGTCCGCGCCGGCCGCGAACACCCGTTCGCCGCCGTACACGACCACCGCCGCGACGTCGTCGCGCGCGTCCGCCTCACGTGCGGCCTCGGCGATCTCGTCCTGCACCTGGATGTTCAGGGCGTTCATCTTCGGACGATCGAGCCTGATCGTGGCGACGCCGTCGGCGACCTCGAGCCGGACGAGCTCTCCCATCGGATGTGCCTCTCGTGCAGGGTGCGGGGACGACCCGAGAGTAGCGAATGCCACAGCGTGGCCCGCCGCTGCGGCTGTCGTGTGCGTCATCATGGACGGATGCACGATTCCGAGGCGTGGGCGTACGAGCGCCACGGGTCCGCCCCCGGCTACCCCCACCCGTTCGGCGCCACCCGGCTCGCGGGCGGCGGCGTCAACTTCGCGGTGCACGCCCCGCGCGCCCGCGCCGTGCAGGTCGAGCTGCCCGGGATCGGGACCGTCGAGCTCGAGTCGCGGACGGGCTCGGTGTGGCACGTCGAGGTGGCCGGGCTCCCGCCCCGGCAGGAGTACGGGTTCGTCGTCGACGGCGTCCGCCTGCTCGACCCGTACGCCCGGCACGTCACCGGCGGTCTCGACGGACACACCTCCGCGCTGCGCTCGTACGTCGTCGAGCCCGGGTTCGACTGGGCCGGGGACGTCGCGCCACGCACCCCGTGGGACCGCACGGTGATCTACGAGGCGCAC is a genomic window containing:
- a CDS encoding class I SAM-dependent methyltransferase, with the translated sequence MSGSAPNPHATADQVEAAWEDTKLAQVLYHDWEAQTYDEKWSISFDERCIDYARDRFVAVAGEAGWPYGRSLEIGAGTGFFTLNLMLAGVIEKGTVTDISPGMVEVAQRNAEGLGFALEGEAADAESLPYDDDSFDLVIGHAVIHHIPDVEKAFREMLRVLRPGGRIVICGEPTRRGDFVARRLSRLTWWATTNATRLGPLRGWSRPAEELDESSRAAALEAVVDLHTFEPSALERTVLRAGGVNVRTATEELTASWFGWPVRTFEAAVPEDRLGAGWRMFAYKTWLRLSALDKAVSPVVPKGLYYNVSVTATKP
- a CDS encoding enoyl-CoA hydratase/isomerase family protein, with translation MGELVRLEVADGVATIRLDRPKMNALNIQVQDEIAEAAREADARDDVAAVVVYGGERVFAAGADIKEMAEMDYQDMAARSKALQASLTAVAQISKPTVAAITGYALGGGCELALCTDIRIAADDAKLGQPEILLGIIPGAGGTQRLSRLVGPAKAKDIIFTGRFVDADEALAIGLVDRLVPAAEVYDAALAWAGQFVGAASLALRAAKDSVDKGLDVDLTTGLEIERMSFAALFATEDQKTGMRSFIENGPGKATFEGR